In one window of Candidatus Sulfuricurvum sp. RIFRC-1 DNA:
- the era gene encoding GTPase Era, giving the protein MSKAGFVALVGRPNAGKSTLMNWILGEKIALVSQKANATRKRSNAIVMHNDDQIIFVDTPGLHQAEKLLNQYMLEEALKAIGDCDVVVYLAPASDKTIHYEKFLEINSDKRKHIIVLSKIDQISQAELLKKIGEYNRFSDHFLALIPMSVNKNVGKKDLLDTIVKHLDESPYLYDPENITTEMIRTIYKEFIREAIFDNISDEIPYESDVIIDKIDEDAPVEHIRATIIVEKDSQKGIIIGKGGAAIKRIGQNAREKIERLASKPVYLELFVSVKKGWTTDKKFLSDLGYEW; this is encoded by the coding sequence GTGAGTAAAGCTGGCTTTGTTGCTCTCGTAGGGCGCCCAAATGCGGGAAAAAGCACTCTCATGAACTGGATTTTGGGTGAAAAAATTGCTCTTGTCAGCCAAAAAGCCAATGCAACCCGTAAACGTTCCAACGCTATCGTTATGCACAATGACGATCAGATTATTTTTGTTGATACTCCCGGGCTCCATCAGGCTGAAAAGCTCCTCAATCAGTACATGCTTGAAGAGGCACTTAAAGCCATCGGGGATTGTGACGTTGTCGTTTATCTGGCACCGGCATCCGATAAAACAATCCATTATGAAAAATTTTTGGAAATCAACTCCGATAAACGTAAGCATATTATTGTTTTGAGTAAAATTGATCAAATTTCGCAAGCTGAACTCCTCAAAAAAATCGGTGAGTACAACCGTTTTAGTGACCATTTTCTAGCCCTTATTCCGATGTCTGTCAATAAAAATGTCGGAAAAAAAGACCTGCTCGACACCATTGTCAAACATCTCGATGAATCTCCTTATCTATACGATCCTGAAAACATTACAACCGAAATGATACGTACCATCTATAAAGAGTTCATACGTGAAGCAATTTTTGACAATATCAGTGACGAAATCCCTTATGAGTCGGATGTTATAATCGATAAAATTGATGAAGATGCTCCGGTAGAACATATTCGTGCAACTATTATTGTCGAAAAAGATTCCCAAAAAGGGATCATCATCGGCAAAGGGGGAGCAGCCATCAAACGGATCGGACAAAATGCCCGAGAGAAAATTGAACGCTTAGCCTCCAAACCGGTTTACCTTGAACTTTTTGTTTCAGTTAAAAAGGGATGGACCACCGATAAAAAATTCTTAAGTGATCTAGGATACGAATGGTAA
- a CDS encoding L,D-transpeptidase family protein: protein MVKAILISIVSTTLLFSADALMLYKSGGKKLLENEMNSPSYWAGSLFNKDLRFGYFERAFSLLTVSKEKGSLELYTPNTRQQFSLKKRYSAFTGKNGGDKYIEGDLKTPIGIYTLTEKKKTVDPFYGPMAFVTSYPNLYDRIRGKSGDGIWVHGVPLNGSRDPFTKGCIAINNNDLLQLDKSINPSNTLLIIDSSLKQWVSPTAYSAILASLYQWKSAWAYNDLDTYLSFYDSSFRRADGMNFNQFRSYKERIFAKDESKSIVFNDINIIPYPGEKRNLFWVTFNQLYLSESHRYEGEKSLLIRLNGDQSVSILTEE, encoded by the coding sequence ATGGTAAAAGCAATTCTCATTTCGATAGTATCCACCACCCTGCTCTTTTCAGCAGATGCGCTTATGCTCTATAAAAGCGGTGGGAAAAAACTACTCGAAAATGAGATGAACAGCCCATCTTATTGGGCAGGCTCTCTTTTTAATAAAGACCTTCGCTTCGGCTATTTTGAACGTGCTTTCTCACTCTTAACCGTTAGCAAAGAAAAAGGTTCTTTGGAACTCTATACCCCAAATACACGACAACAATTTTCACTAAAAAAACGCTACAGTGCCTTCACGGGTAAAAATGGAGGAGATAAATACATTGAAGGTGATTTAAAAACGCCTATCGGTATTTATACCCTTACCGAAAAGAAAAAAACCGTTGATCCTTTTTATGGGCCCATGGCATTTGTAACTTCATATCCTAATTTGTATGACCGTATCCGTGGTAAGAGCGGGGATGGCATCTGGGTACACGGCGTTCCCTTGAATGGCTCACGTGATCCATTTACCAAGGGATGCATAGCTATCAACAATAATGATCTTTTACAACTTGATAAAAGTATTAATCCCTCAAATACCCTGTTAATAATCGACTCTTCTTTGAAGCAATGGGTAAGCCCTACTGCATATTCTGCTATTTTAGCGTCACTCTATCAATGGAAATCGGCATGGGCATATAACGATCTTGACACTTACCTTTCTTTTTATGATTCTTCTTTTCGACGTGCTGACGGGATGAATTTCAATCAATTCAGATCCTACAAAGAGCGTATCTTTGCCAAAGATGAAAGCAAAAGTATCGTTTTCAATGATATCAACATTATCCCCTACCCCGGAGAAAAACGAAATCTTTTTTGGGTGACATTTAATCAACTCTATCTTAGTGAAAGCCACCGATATGAGGGAGAAAAATCTCTTTTAATCCGATTAAACGGTGATCAATCCGTATCTATTTTAACCGAAGAATAG
- a CDS encoding M99 family carboxypeptidase catalytic domain-containing protein — translation MNAYPFTLIKKETDILHTPTLLVIGGIHGNEPGSYFATALLSQYYTIKKGNLWIVPDLNQLSIQNNSRGVNGDLNRKFAEIDPRDPDYSIVKEIQTIIREPQVGLILNLHDGHGFYRKEYQNTIFNPNAWGQTCVIDQNTLDDTHPFGNLNEIASKVRHRLNGNLIENYHLFDVRNTNTRFDDEAMKHSLTYFAVTHNKPAFAIETSKNLPTLHHKVFYQLQAIEGYMKIMGIEFESSLELNPDIIEKILQNHGSLTINNNLYLNLKDLKNSLSFIPLQSKQNDFEFSHPLGSVRRNQQHYDLFIGNQKISTLIPSYYPKEKCSDLITVLIDGKYEQMTFAKDFFATADFKIVNHDPNTRVNIIGFTKKGAKDESNVRITLKDLDSKYAIDTFRKSYRIEFYRQNCFCGMVLVHFK, via the coding sequence TTGAATGCATACCCTTTCACCCTTATCAAAAAAGAAACGGATATTCTTCACACACCTACCCTTCTGGTTATAGGAGGTATTCATGGAAATGAGCCCGGAAGTTATTTCGCAACCGCATTACTCTCACAATATTATACGATCAAAAAAGGGAACCTTTGGATCGTCCCCGACCTAAATCAACTGAGCATCCAAAACAATAGCCGTGGCGTAAATGGTGATTTGAACCGAAAATTCGCCGAGATTGATCCACGTGATCCTGATTATAGCATCGTCAAAGAGATTCAAACTATCATCAGAGAACCTCAAGTCGGACTTATTTTAAATCTTCATGATGGACATGGGTTTTACCGTAAAGAGTACCAAAATACCATTTTTAATCCTAATGCATGGGGACAAACATGCGTCATTGATCAAAATACTCTCGATGACACTCATCCATTTGGCAATCTCAATGAAATTGCTTCCAAGGTGCGTCATAGACTCAATGGAAATTTAATAGAGAACTACCATTTATTTGATGTCCGTAATACCAATACCCGTTTCGATGATGAAGCCATGAAACACTCTCTGACCTACTTTGCCGTTACCCATAATAAACCCGCATTTGCTATTGAAACCAGTAAAAACCTACCGACCCTTCATCATAAAGTTTTTTATCAGCTGCAGGCTATTGAAGGCTATATGAAAATCATGGGAATTGAATTCGAGTCTTCTCTCGAATTAAACCCTGATATCATCGAGAAGATTCTTCAAAATCATGGGTCTTTAACCATTAACAATAATCTTTATTTAAATTTGAAAGATTTAAAAAACAGTTTAAGTTTCATTCCGCTACAATCGAAACAGAACGATTTTGAGTTTTCCCATCCGCTTGGGAGTGTTCGGAGAAATCAGCAACATTATGATCTTTTTATCGGTAACCAAAAGATAAGTACTCTTATTCCAAGTTATTATCCGAAAGAGAAGTGTTCTGATCTTATTACTGTTTTAATTGACGGAAAATATGAGCAGATGACATTTGCTAAAGATTTTTTTGCAACGGCCGATTTTAAAATCGTTAATCATGATCCTAATACGAGGGTTAATATCATTGGCTTTACGAAAAAAGGAGCCAAGGATGAAAGTAACGTACGTATTACATTAAAAGATTTGGATTCAAAATACGCTATTGATACTTTTCGTAAAAGTTATCGAATAGAGTTTTACCGGCAAAACTGCTTCTGCGGAATGGTTCTTGTACATTTTAAATAG